The Bacillus sp. (in: firmicutes) genome includes the window TATTAAACAGTGAGGTAGAGGCGTGATAATTAGCAGTCTTTTGTCTAGGACTGTCGCAATAAACTTTTCCAGTTTATTGCGGTGTGCTATCTCATTTGGGAAATGGGGAGAAATTTGGGCTAGTACTACGACCTGGGTTTATCTCGGGTTGTTTTTTTGTTATTGCAGTATTTTATTTGATAGAGTGTATTTGTTTTTGTAATACAAGCAATACTGTAATAATAAAATTGTTTTAAGAGGAGGGATAGTATGAGGGGAAAAATATCCTTAGTAGTAGCTATATCTTTTTCATTAATTCTTTTATTAGCTGGTTGTGGGACCGGAAATAATCAACAAGTGGAAAACGTCCAGGCACCGGCTTCATCAGAACAGGGAACATTTAAGATTGGACTTGAAGCAGGATATGCACCATTTAACTGGACGCAAATGGATGATTCAAATGGTGCGGTGCCGATTGAAGGATCTTCTGAATTTGCGGGGGGATATGATGTTGAAATTGCCAAAAGACTTGCAGAAGGCTTAGGCAAACAATTGATGATTGTGAAAACGGAATGGGATGGACTCGTACCAGCGTTAACTTCAGGCAAAATTGATGCCATTATTGCAGGGATGTCACCAACGGAAAAACGCAAAAAGACAATTGATTTTTCGGATAATTATTATAAATCAGATTTAGTAATGGTTGTCAAAAAAGGCGGAAAATATGAGGGGGCTACTTCTATTCAAGATTTCAAAGGTGCTAAAGTAAGTGCACAGCTAAATACATTCCATTATTCAGTAATTGATCAGATTAATGGCGTAAAAAGGCAACCAGCTATGGATAACTTTCCAGCGATGAGAGTTGCGCTTCAATCAGGAGTGATCGATGGTTACGTTACCGAACGCCCAGAAGCTGTTAGTGCTTCAAGTGCAAACAACAACTTCGCAATGGTAGAGTTTACGGACGGATTTATTACTTCAGATGATGACACAGCAATTGCTGTCGGATTGCAAAAAGGCAGTGAATTAACAGAGAAGATTAATGAGATATTAGCAGGTATATCGGAGGACGAACAGACTAGTATTATGGATGCTGCTATTAAGAATCAACCAGCAGCACAATAAAGATGATATGAAAGAGGTTGTCTCAAAAGTTACGCGAGAGAACCTCTTTTTAAACTGTTAAAAATTATGAGGAGGGGAACTATGACCTTTGAATGGGTAGTTAACATTATACGGGATAATTGGCCGATGTTCCTTCGTGGGGCAGGTATTACCCTTTATATTTCAATTATAGGTACTATTATAGGCTCTTTCATTGGATTAGTAGTGGGCGTTATCCGAACGATTCCAATGGCTGAACGGGGAGCTAAAAGAATTTTACTTAAAGTAATTAATGCTATTCTTTCTACTTATATCGAATTTTTTCGTGGAACACCAATGATAGTTCAGGCCATGGTTATTTTCTATGGTTCCGCCTTAGCATTTGGGGTCGATATGGATCGAATAGCTGCTGCGATTTTTATAGTATCTATTAATACAGGTGCATACATGTCCGAAATTGTCCGCGGTGGTATCGTTTCAATTGAAAAAGGGCAATTTGAAGCAGCACAAGCTATCGGGATGAACCATATCCAAACGATGGTTCATGTTGTCTTACCACAAGTGATTCGTAATATCTTACCAGCAACAGGAAATGAATTTGTTATTAATATTAAAGATACTTCAGTTTTAAATGTAATTTCAGTATCTGAGTTATATTTTGCCACTAAATCG containing:
- a CDS encoding transporter substrate-binding domain-containing protein, which encodes MRGKISLVVAISFSLILLLAGCGTGNNQQVENVQAPASSEQGTFKIGLEAGYAPFNWTQMDDSNGAVPIEGSSEFAGGYDVEIAKRLAEGLGKQLMIVKTEWDGLVPALTSGKIDAIIAGMSPTEKRKKTIDFSDNYYKSDLVMVVKKGGKYEGATSIQDFKGAKVSAQLNTFHYSVIDQINGVKRQPAMDNFPAMRVALQSGVIDGYVTERPEAVSASSANNNFAMVEFTDGFITSDDDTAIAVGLQKGSELTEKINEILAGISEDEQTSIMDAAIKNQPAAQ
- a CDS encoding amino acid ABC transporter permease, with protein sequence MTFEWVVNIIRDNWPMFLRGAGITLYISIIGTIIGSFIGLVVGVIRTIPMAERGAKRILLKVINAILSTYIEFFRGTPMIVQAMVIFYGSALAFGVDMDRIAAAIFIVSINTGAYMSEIVRGGIVSIEKGQFEAAQAIGMNHIQTMVHVVLPQVIRNILPATGNEFVINIKDTSVLNVISVSELYFATKSIAGNNFRYFESFFVACVLYFIMTFTVTRILRFIERKLEGPDSYIIVPGNQMQVETAEDAMRRIDKYDGNK